The following proteins are encoded in a genomic region of Sulfurovum indicum:
- a CDS encoding metal ABC transporter substrate-binding protein yields the protein MKNIFSIFILLSAMASAQLNVVASYPYLGKIVKAVGGENVRVKVLASPKFDPHFIIPKPSLIPAIARADILIANGAGLETGWLPPLIKSANNPKVQIGAKGFVDASHAVKLIDKPKSVSRAYGDVHPEGNPHFSTDPHNIIPIANYITEKLSKLDEAHAQEYHHNLTKFSREWKKFLKIFDAQMQTCKGKKVVQYHELYNYILRRYDINAVATIEPLPGISPSSKHTIALIRKIKKEHIKTILQDPYHESKTAHFIAAKTDAKVMVVPHDVSAVSGTDTLRTFYETMAKRLCH from the coding sequence ATGAAAAACATATTCTCTATCTTCATATTATTATCGGCTATGGCATCTGCACAGCTCAATGTCGTGGCAAGCTATCCCTATCTGGGCAAGATCGTAAAAGCTGTCGGAGGAGAAAATGTTAGAGTCAAAGTTCTTGCTTCGCCAAAATTTGATCCACATTTCATTATTCCCAAACCTTCGCTCATCCCTGCCATTGCACGGGCAGATATACTTATAGCCAACGGTGCCGGGCTGGAAACAGGCTGGCTGCCGCCTTTGATCAAAAGTGCCAACAATCCAAAAGTGCAAATAGGTGCAAAAGGCTTTGTCGATGCCAGTCATGCCGTCAAACTCATTGACAAGCCAAAATCTGTTTCCCGTGCCTATGGAGATGTGCATCCGGAAGGAAATCCACACTTTAGTACTGATCCACACAATATCATCCCTATAGCCAACTATATCACTGAAAAACTCTCCAAACTTGACGAGGCCCATGCACAGGAATATCATCATAATCTGACTAAATTCAGCAGAGAATGGAAAAAATTTTTGAAAATTTTTGATGCGCAGATGCAAACATGCAAAGGTAAAAAAGTGGTACAGTATCATGAACTGTACAACTATATACTCAGACGTTACGATATAAATGCAGTTGCTACGATAGAACCGCTTCCTGGTATCTCTCCAAGTTCAAAACATACTATTGCGTTGATCAGAAAAATAAAAAAAGAACACATAAAAACCATTTTACAAGACCCGTATCATGAGAGTAAGACAGCTCATTTTATAGCAGCCAAAACAGATGCAAAGGTTATGGTTGTACCACACGATGTCAGTGCCGTCAGCGGTACAGATACATTAAGAACATTTTATGAAACAATGGCAAAACGGTTATGTCACTGA
- a CDS encoding multiheme c-type cytochrome, which produces MLKLTSFIFIVSLLVANDQVHHFAKNQECKSCHSQIYNEFEGSMHTHSIPQKDPIHNAVWSKHPHNQKEQRYACGKCHTPAANNLDKMKTKGKKALPDVTNVTHTDGISCAYCHRIERIEKHKISNINIIATQEKNYFGTRKEHAKSPFHKISTNENRLMENGNVCIGCHSHKANKFGLNVCSTNIANEMDGANCVSCHMLQVKGSVSDMTQRKTHAFHGFAGSHFHSDMLQKYVNISLLREIDDFVVNIDNQTSHALLLHPLRVGILKVSVNRGGKKIQLKDEVFVRVIGHNGKPAMPWKASTTLRDTMIKANEKRSVKYDFALQKGDSVEVVLGWYLVNPNAAKKLNLQNEKIATDFVEFKKERFEF; this is translated from the coding sequence GTGTTAAAACTCACTTCATTTATATTTATCGTTTCGCTGCTTGTTGCAAATGACCAAGTGCATCATTTTGCCAAAAACCAAGAGTGTAAAAGTTGTCATAGTCAAATCTACAATGAGTTTGAAGGCTCTATGCATACACACTCAATTCCACAAAAAGACCCCATTCACAATGCTGTGTGGAGCAAACACCCACATAACCAAAAAGAGCAACGCTATGCATGTGGCAAATGCCACACTCCCGCTGCAAACAACCTGGATAAAATGAAAACAAAAGGGAAAAAAGCTCTTCCGGATGTAACAAATGTCACACATACAGATGGTATTTCATGTGCGTATTGTCATAGAATAGAGAGGATTGAAAAACATAAAATATCTAACATAAACATCATTGCAACGCAAGAGAAAAACTATTTTGGTACACGCAAAGAGCATGCGAAATCTCCATTTCATAAAATATCTACAAATGAAAACAGGCTTATGGAAAATGGTAATGTCTGCATCGGGTGTCATTCGCACAAGGCAAATAAATTTGGTTTAAATGTCTGCTCGACAAATATAGCCAATGAGATGGATGGCGCGAACTGTGTAAGCTGTCATATGCTACAGGTAAAAGGGAGTGTTTCAGATATGACACAAAGAAAGACCCATGCTTTTCATGGTTTTGCAGGGAGCCATTTTCACTCCGATATGCTTCAAAAGTATGTCAATATCTCCCTTTTGAGAGAGATTGATGATTTTGTGGTAAATATCGACAACCAAACATCACACGCACTTCTTTTGCATCCTCTAAGAGTTGGCATATTAAAAGTAAGCGTAAACAGAGGCGGAAAAAAGATACAACTCAAAGATGAAGTTTTTGTGCGAGTTATAGGGCATAACGGAAAACCTGCTATGCCATGGAAAGCTTCAACTACACTGCGTGATACCATGATAAAAGCAAACGAAAAAAGAAGCGTAAAGTATGATTTTGCTTTACAAAAAGGGGATAGTGTAGAGGTTGTTTTAGGTTGGTACCTTGTAAATCCCAATGCAGCAAAAAAACTTAATCTGCAAAATGAAAAAATAGCAACAGATTTTGTAGAGTTTAAAAAAGAGAGATTTGAATTTTGA
- a CDS encoding metal ABC transporter permease, with protein sequence MSLISLLWPAFALAILLVFIHSMFGLEIIRRGVIFTDLAIGQFAAIGVAVSLLFFEGKHTFVLTLVFALTGAFLISLATYRVKHIEAFIGMLYALGASSIIVLLSNTTQGTELFNKLQATDILFTASSDLWEPLILYSIISALFAFFYPKFTGIAKEMLFFGLLALTVTSSVQLAGVLVVFVLLIVPAFISLLQTKFAKLPFSWITGSFIIIFAMIISYFFDLPTGYTIVFIASLSGILSALILSDQKTG encoded by the coding sequence ATGTCACTGATATCACTCTTGTGGCCGGCTTTTGCCCTGGCCATTTTACTAGTATTCATTCATTCAATGTTTGGACTGGAGATCATTAGGCGCGGAGTTATATTTACCGATCTTGCCATTGGCCAATTCGCAGCCATTGGGGTAGCAGTAAGTCTCCTGTTTTTTGAAGGAAAGCATACTTTTGTGCTTACACTTGTTTTTGCACTGACTGGAGCATTTCTTATCTCTTTGGCAACCTATCGTGTAAAACATATTGAAGCCTTTATCGGTATGCTGTATGCCTTGGGGGCCAGCAGTATTATTGTTTTACTTTCCAATACAACACAGGGAACAGAGCTTTTCAACAAACTTCAGGCAACAGATATTCTGTTCACTGCATCATCCGACCTCTGGGAACCATTGATCCTCTATAGTATTATTAGTGCCTTATTTGCATTTTTTTATCCTAAGTTTACAGGCATTGCAAAAGAGATGTTGTTTTTTGGTCTGCTTGCATTAACCGTTACCTCTTCCGTACAACTTGCAGGTGTTCTGGTAGTTTTTGTACTGCTTATTGTACCTGCTTTTATTTCCCTGCTTCAAACAAAATTTGCCAAACTTCCCTTTTCATGGATAACAGGCTCTTTCATTATTATCTTTGCTATGATCATCTCATATTTTTTTGATCTGCCAACCGGATATACGATTGTATTTATTGCTTCCCTTTCCGGTATCCTGAGTGCTTTGATATTGAGTGATCAAAAAACAGGATAG
- a CDS encoding efflux RND transporter permease subunit, translating into MKRFFQLLIQYKFLVLALFIAIAGFGYKAYKDIPVDAFPDITPKQVVIYTESPGNSAEDIEKLITYPIESAMSGLPGVKMILSNSIFGLSYVSIFFEDSYDTYFLRQLVTERLNTIEIPKGWGKPAMGPNTTGLGQVFWYQITDSSGKLSLTRLRELQEYVVSPLLKSVDGVEEVIGWGGFDKQYEVLIDPKRLQAANVTYDEIIKALERSNMSAGGQYLEFNREQYLIRGAGFYRTLDDIKNSVIRSKDAIAVTISDVAEVKKGKAPRFGAVTIDGKEAMFGMVLQRSGTNAAKVVESIKEKLPTVNAALPKGVHIKTIYDRTEITHKAVNTMTSALLTGSVLVAIVLFLFLFELRSAFIVIVSLPLSLLIAFLMMKEYGMSANLMSLSGLAVAIGMIVDGTIVVVENSFRLLHDNPRLGRAEVISTATAEVAKPVIFALLIITVVFIPLLSLEGLAGKLYTPMALDIVFVMLGSLAVALLLVPVLSFMLLKTGRHSNSPLMSAIKSFYTPMLEFALHNAKKIITLTFAVFTILIVLLAQQGREFMPELNEESIMYRVIAIPGTALGQSVETGKAIEKYILAHYPDEVTSVLSMIGRSEKGETAQANYMEVLLTLKPELKEIETLAHRMTETLQKAFPYVQFIPTQPIAMRIEELLEGVKAELAVKIYGEDQKVMENIAVEIQQAVSGIKGLERPETESQLGQAQITIRPDYLALSRYGISVDEVMRIIRNGIGEEPVTEKIEGIRRFGIVPKIKGAKKDISSIKAVLLRSNTGKMVRLDEVCDIRVVQGPAFIKREDLSRYMVLSMEVEERDIASFVEEANEKIKKDVHIPDGYYIKWAGDFKNMQEATATLALIIPVTLLLILLLLYTAFNSFKKAFLILLGVPLGLIGGIVGLLISGEYLSVSAIVGFIAIFAIAILNGIVLVSFIDELGNKFPHVKTVDLVKDATLLRLRPVLMTAFTTLFGILPLLYATGVGSEIQYPLSVVVTGGIISSTVLTLLVLPGLYVLFFRKK; encoded by the coding sequence ATGAAACGATTTTTCCAACTGCTCATACAGTATAAATTTTTAGTACTTGCCCTCTTTATTGCCATTGCCGGTTTCGGTTACAAAGCCTACAAAGATATCCCGGTGGATGCCTTTCCTGACATCACACCCAAACAGGTGGTCATCTACACCGAAAGCCCGGGGAACTCGGCAGAGGATATTGAGAAGCTCATCACCTATCCCATCGAATCTGCCATGTCCGGACTCCCCGGAGTAAAGATGATCCTCTCCAACTCGATCTTCGGACTCTCCTATGTCTCTATCTTTTTTGAAGACAGTTACGATACCTACTTTCTCCGGCAGCTGGTCACCGAGCGGCTCAATACTATAGAGATACCAAAAGGCTGGGGAAAACCCGCTATGGGACCAAACACGACCGGACTGGGACAGGTTTTCTGGTATCAGATCACAGACAGCAGCGGGAAACTCTCTTTAACCAGACTGCGTGAACTGCAGGAGTATGTCGTATCTCCGCTGCTCAAATCCGTTGACGGTGTGGAGGAGGTCATAGGCTGGGGAGGCTTTGACAAACAGTATGAAGTTCTCATTGATCCCAAACGCCTTCAGGCAGCCAACGTTACCTATGATGAGATCATTAAAGCGCTGGAGCGCTCCAATATGTCCGCCGGAGGGCAGTATCTGGAGTTCAACCGGGAACAGTATCTTATTCGCGGTGCGGGCTTTTACAGGACACTTGATGACATTAAAAACAGTGTCATACGCAGCAAGGATGCCATTGCCGTTACCATTTCTGATGTGGCAGAGGTCAAAAAGGGGAAAGCACCTCGTTTCGGTGCGGTGACCATTGACGGAAAAGAGGCGATGTTCGGCATGGTACTCCAAAGAAGCGGTACCAATGCAGCCAAAGTCGTCGAATCGATAAAAGAGAAACTCCCAACAGTCAATGCTGCACTTCCCAAAGGAGTGCACATCAAAACCATCTACGACAGAACCGAGATTACCCATAAAGCAGTAAATACGATGACATCCGCTCTTTTGACAGGCTCCGTTCTTGTCGCCATTGTGCTCTTTCTATTCCTCTTTGAGCTGCGTTCGGCATTTATTGTCATTGTTTCACTGCCGCTCTCACTTCTGATAGCATTTTTAATGATGAAGGAGTATGGCATGTCGGCAAACCTGATGAGTCTCAGTGGGCTTGCTGTTGCCATCGGAATGATCGTGGATGGTACCATCGTTGTGGTTGAAAACAGCTTTAGACTGCTGCATGACAATCCTAGGCTTGGACGTGCAGAAGTGATCTCCACAGCAACGGCAGAGGTTGCCAAGCCGGTTATTTTTGCCCTCCTTATCATCACGGTCGTATTTATCCCCCTCTTAAGTCTTGAAGGACTGGCAGGCAAACTCTACACGCCTATGGCTCTGGATATCGTCTTTGTTATGCTGGGTTCACTGGCTGTTGCCCTGCTGCTGGTACCCGTACTCTCATTTATGCTGCTTAAAACAGGCAGGCACTCCAACTCCCCGCTCATGAGTGCTATTAAAAGCTTCTACACCCCTATGCTGGAATTTGCGCTGCATAACGCCAAAAAAATCATCACCCTCACCTTTGCTGTTTTTACGATCCTTATCGTACTGCTTGCACAGCAGGGACGGGAATTCATGCCAGAACTCAATGAAGAGTCCATCATGTACCGTGTCATTGCAATTCCCGGAACTGCTCTGGGACAAAGTGTAGAGACCGGAAAGGCCATCGAAAAATACATCCTGGCACACTATCCCGATGAAGTCACCTCCGTACTCTCCATGATCGGACGAAGCGAAAAAGGTGAAACTGCCCAGGCCAACTACATGGAAGTGCTTCTTACCCTCAAACCTGAGCTCAAAGAGATAGAAACACTGGCACACAGAATGACAGAAACATTGCAAAAAGCCTTTCCTTATGTACAGTTCATACCGACACAGCCTATTGCTATGCGTATTGAGGAGCTCCTTGAAGGCGTAAAAGCAGAACTTGCTGTCAAAATATACGGTGAAGACCAGAAAGTCATGGAGAACATAGCCGTTGAGATCCAGCAGGCAGTTTCAGGTATTAAAGGGTTGGAGAGACCGGAAACAGAATCACAGCTTGGACAGGCACAGATCACCATACGTCCTGACTATCTGGCACTTTCGCGTTATGGGATCAGTGTTGATGAAGTGATGCGTATTATTCGAAACGGTATAGGAGAAGAGCCTGTTACAGAGAAGATAGAAGGTATCCGCCGTTTTGGTATTGTTCCAAAAATAAAAGGGGCAAAAAAAGATATCTCCTCTATCAAAGCTGTGCTGTTACGCAGCAATACGGGAAAAATGGTACGTCTGGATGAAGTTTGTGACATCAGAGTCGTTCAGGGACCTGCCTTCATCAAGCGTGAGGACCTGAGTCGTTATATGGTGCTCTCTATGGAAGTGGAGGAGAGGGACATTGCTTCGTTTGTCGAAGAGGCCAATGAAAAGATCAAAAAAGATGTGCATATACCTGACGGATACTACATCAAGTGGGCAGGAGATTTCAAAAATATGCAGGAAGCCACAGCGACTCTGGCTTTGATCATTCCTGTTACACTGCTGCTGATACTGTTGCTGCTCTATACCGCATTCAATTCATTTAAAAAAGCTTTTCTTATTTTACTGGGTGTACCGCTGGGACTCATAGGCGGTATTGTCGGACTTCTGATCAGCGGTGAGTACCTGAGTGTGTCTGCTATTGTCGGGTTCATTGCCATTTTTGCCATTGCTATACTAAATGGGATCGTACTCGTCTCTTTCATAGATGAATTAGGCAATAAATTCCCCCATGTAAAAACAGTTGACCTGGTAAAAGATGCAACATTGTTACGGTTGAGACCTGTACTGATGACAGCGTTTACCACACTGTTTGGTATTTTACCTCTCCTCTATGCCACAGGTGTCGGCTCCGAGATCCAGTATCCTCTTTCAGTGGTTGTGACCGGAGGTATCATTTCATCCACAGTATTAACGTTATTGGTATTGCCTGGGTTGTATGTATTGTTTTTTAGAAAAAAGTAG